The Camelus bactrianus isolate YW-2024 breed Bactrian camel chromosome 13, ASM4877302v1, whole genome shotgun sequence nucleotide sequence CCAGCCTGGGAGCACATGAAGGAAGATGCAAGTATCAGACCCTCCTGGGGCCCTCCCACATTCTGCCTCTGGGCCAGGCCATCCAGGTTCTGGGATTCACAGGGTCCCGGCCTTCTCCTTGGCTGACCTCACCCGCTCAGTTGACAACACCAGTGCCCCCTCTGTGTTGGGCAGTAAAGCAGAGAGTAAAGCAGAGAGCAAAGCCttggccctgccctcagggagccctgCATCTGTGAACAGAGCCAGACGACCGGAGGGGGCGGCCTGGAGCAGGAGAACCCAGAAAGGTCCTCCCTGCTCTCCAGGGACAAATTTGCAGGGGAGTGAGATCCAGGCTGGGACTTAGAGGATGGGACAGGCACTCAGGGAAGGACATACCAAGCAGAGGGACATGGCACATACAAGAGgacatggtggggggtggggttgcATTTGCAGGGAGGCAGGTCGTTTGATGTCCCTGGAACTTAGGCCAGAGGCTGCCAGGGGGACTGAGGAAGAAAGCCAGGCCAGAGGGTAGGGGCCAGGCCACCAAGGGCTGTGAGACCCAGACAGAGCAGGAGAAAGGTTGGCTTTCGTGGGCATCTAACAGAGCAGTCAACTCGCTGAGGTGGTGGTAGATCACTCTGTGGGAAGGGCGATCTTGGTTTGTCTTTTCTCGGGGGAAGTGAAGACTCCATGGGGTTTAAACTGTCGGAGAGCTCAGCAGCCCTGGGGCATACATTTAAAGCCCTGTGGCCCGACAGCATGTTTATATGATGGTTGACAGTTTTCTCGCGTCTCTGCTAAGTTGTCTTCTCTGGGAGCTGCGGGGCTGGTGGCGGTGTGCTTCTCATCACCGTGGCCCAGCTAGCACTGAGCTCCCAAAACTAGACAcccttctggaggctggaaggcatcagggagccagggaagggtTTAAGAGAGGAGTGACAGTATGACTTGCATCTAGGGTCAGCGAAGAGGACAGGGAGAGCCTGGAGGCAGGGAGTCCAGTGGTGAGGCCCAGACTAGGGAAGCAGGCTCATGGCCAGAGCCCGGGAACAGAGCAGAAACCACAGAAGGGGACTCGGGAGGACTGGAGGAAAGTTGAGATTCAGGAGAGCTAGTCGGTTGTCCAGAAAGTGATCAGTGAGGATTTAAGGGAGATTAGGAAATGGGTAGGATCTCTGAGAGCCCCTCTCAATTCAGATACATGCAGCTCTGTCACAGGGGATCTCAGGGTGCTGAGGTATCTCCTGAGATGATCCAGCCCTGGGCCTCAGAGGCCTACCCACAACCCAAGTGGGAAGAGAGTGGCCTCAGGTGTCCCAGCTCCCACCCAGGAAGGAGAACAGCTCTTACCCACATGCATCCCTCAGTCCACCTGGGAAGAGGGCAGCCCTCAGGGAAGGAGCACTGGATGGTTTGAACCCCTGACCCAGTGGAGTTTCCCACAATGGCCTCAGGACGGTGGGCAGAATTAGATCCCTCTGCCTGGGCGGGTATCAGGATGCACATGCGGGCTGGGCCCcggcaggggtgggaggtgggaggatggGGGCTGTTGGAGGCGCCTGTCCCTGTCGCCACCAAGATTGGGCCTCCCGGCTTTTGCCTTGGCCCATACACTCCGCTCTCACCACTCACCCCAACAGGAGGAGGACAGTGGCCCGAGCCCTGGCCCTAGCCCTGGTCCCATCCCAGGCTCCAGTCTCCCACCGACCATGCTTGCCCACCCTCCTACTTGGGCCCTGGCCCCGTGGCAGCGGAGCCCCCAGGGCTGGCCCAGCGGCACACGCTCAGACAGTGCCATCGTGCACCAAGAGATCCTGGGCCAGGAGCGCCTCTTCCAGGGCGCCTTTCTGGGCAGCGAGACACGCAATGTGGAGTTCAAGCGGGGTGGCGGCGAGTACCTGAACCAGGCCTTCAAGCACCACCTGCGGCGCTATGTGTGCGCCTTCCTCAACAGCGAGGGCGGCAGCCTGCTGGTGGGCGTGGAGGACAGCGGCCTGGTGCAGGGCATCCGCTGCAGCCACCGCGATGAGGACCGCGTGCGCCTGCTAGTGGACTCCATCCTGCAGGGCTTCAAGCCCCAGGTCTTCCCTGAAGCCTACAGGCTCACCTTCATCCCTGTGGTCAGCACCTCTGCCACCAGCACCCCTCTCAAGGTGAACTGGGGCCGCTGGGGGCCGGGAGGAGTTCGGAAAAGAAAGACTAGAGGAAAGCCTGGAAACAGCCCTGGCCTCAGCACCCCCAGGCTGCCCCAGGCGCCAGCGAGGCGGGATTAGGGCTGCAAACTGTCCAATGCAGCGCCAGCAGAGCTATCCTTGCCCTTACCAAGGTGATCCGCCTGAGTGTGCACGCCCCCAAGGCCCAGGCCGAGCCGCAGCTCTACGAGACCGACCAGGGGGAGGTGTTCCTGCGGCGAGACGGGAGCATCCAGGGCCCGCTGTCCGTCGGCACCATCCAGGAGTGGTGCAGGCAGGTAAGTGGCCAAGACCGCAGCAGGCGGGGTGGGGGCCAAGCCGGCTCTGGGCCCCTAGGCCACTGAGCAGTCCTGGGCAGGCCGCCGGGTCCCCTGGTCCTCTGTTGCCCTGTGAGCACACCAGAGGGACTGGGTGGAAACAAGCCCACTACCTCCCATATTCCACTGCAATGGAgctgggggagctgggagggTGGAATGTTGAAGTTTTACAACAAACTCAAGGACTGAGTGCTGGACACAGTGCCAAGGAAAAGTCTTTTCAAGAGGGAAACATCAGGTGGCAGAAAAGCAGAGGAGACCAAGGGGctgacagagagagggaaggatgggTCACCCTAGTGCCTGGGATGCTGGCAGGACCCTCAGGTCAGGAGAGTTTCCCCCAAGACCTCAGAGATGACTGGTCAGGGCCCTGGCTCCCCCACCTACCAGGGCCAGCATGGTGCCCAGTGGCCCTGAGCAGAACCCCTGGGCTCTCTGGCCTTGCCTTCCTCCATCAGTTCAACCCCAAGTGGAGGGCACACAGACCTGAGATGATATCAACTTAGACACGGCTTCTCCGATCTCCCCTCAGAAGTGGATGGCTGAGCTGAGCAAGTTGGAGGAGAGGCTGAAGGTGCTGACGGCAGAGAAGGAGCAgctccagcagcagctgcagcagcgcAGGCCCATCTCCTGCACCTGCTGCGTCCTGTGAGGGCCCCAGCGCTCTGCCTGGAAGATGCAGGGATTTCTTATTTGAGCCCTGGTCCTCCCAATAAAACCAGTCTGGGCTGCTCAGAGGTGGATGGGAGCACTGCACTTCCTGGTTCCTTCAACAAGCGTGCACCCACAGGCTGGTCCCCACGCAGTTTCAGTCCTGAGCAGACCCCGGTGTCTGTAGCTAAGAAATTGCTCTTAGCACAATCCCCAAGGGGCCTTACTTTCAGAAAGAACTTGTAAAAACTTGGCGAGAGCTCTCTATCCATGGGCTGAACGGTAAGGGACTGTCCCTCTCCCTGAAACACTCATTTGGCCCAGCTGGGGTCTCTGACTCACATTGGCTACACAGGGCCAAAATGGGACTTGTCATCTGCCCCTCCTCAGATGGCAAGGCACATTCAGTAACTGAAGTTATAGAGCGAACAGGCCACCCTGCAACCCAACCTGGCTTGCTGGCATGTGTGACCGTCTCAAAGCTCTTTAATAAATGACATGCACCCAGAGCAAGAATGCTTCTTTCTGGAACGCTTGGCTGGTTGGATGCAGCTGGGTCATGAGTCCATGTCTGTCCAGGAGGCCAAGCCAGCCCTGCGCTCCTCCCCCCACAGAGCTATGGGGAAAGGACCCTCGGATGGTTGGGTTCCAGTGCATCTCTGCCTTGAATACCAGGTACCTTAGGGCAAATTGCTACACCTCaagcagtttcttcatctataggATAGCGACAATAGGCGGGGGGCCAGCTGGTGCCCTGATTCTCTCCAGCACATACCAGCACCTGCACAGGAAGGGTCTGACTTCTATTCCAAGCAACCTCCAGCCACTGGAAAGGATTCCTGCACGAGCTACTTCCCCGGCCATCTCCACCAGCAGACTGAGACTCTATTAAGCCATCGTCTGATCATGCCACACCTGTGCTCAAAGCCCTCCAAGAGCTCCCCATCTCATCCAGAGCAAAGCTGAAACAGTGGTCTGCACAATCCCCTGCAACCTGGCCCATCTGCCTCAACAAGCCCTGACCCTGGCTCCTGCATTCCAGCTACACTGACCAACTTGTTTCATGAGCACacttgcctcagggcctttgcatgggCTGCTTCCCCTTCTGGAATGCTCCTCCCTAAGAGAGCTGCATGGCTCTACCCTCAAGTGGAGTGGAAAGCAATTTTCCTACCCTCCCTACTGTAAacacaccccctcccagcacttcagttcccttctcctgcttccaACTTTTTTCTCTGGTGCAGTTGTCAGTCACACATGCTCTAGGGGATGGAgattttggtctgttttgttcagtgTTTTAGGTACGGAACCTGAAACATAGCTGGCATGGGGTAGAtgcccagtaaatatttgctgatgaAACAAGGACACCCCTAAACTTAGGGTCTGAGCTACTAAAACTCATGGAAACTTGTCAAACAGGGCATTTCACAGGACTAGGGGTCCACGGAACACACTTCAGTGATCCCCTTCCATCCCCCAGCCCAGAGGTCCTTGGCGACATCCACGGAGTGGACACAGAGAAGCCCCCTGGGCCAGTCACAGCTACTCTGAGACTTGCGTTTCCCACTTACCAAACACACACCAGTTATAGGGACCAAGTGTGATCATGGATGCCCACCTCCTGACCAGTTACCAACCCACTGAGCTCCCTGGGGTCACCCAACCACAGGGCCTGAGCCAGCTTTTCAGAGGCCACTTAAGAACTACAGACAGAGGGGGTGCAGCTCAGGAAGTCAGACAGGAGCAGCTGctgatttttacaaaaatgactgAAGTCTGATGGAACCACCAGATGGGAGACGGGGTTAGGATTCACCCATTCGGCAACATTGAAAGTACCAAGGCCTCTGTGAATGAAAACATCTCAGCTCAGCCCATGAGAAGCGCCGACAGGAGGCAGCAGCCAGGTTGCCCTCAGTCGGGAGGTGGTGTCCCTGTATGGCCCTCTGGGCCTCAGCGGTGATGGTGGCCGTGGCCTAGTGAGCAGAGGGTCTCCTTCCTGGGTCTCTGATGGAGGAGCTGAGCCAAGTGGTGAGAACCCCCTTTCTCCCAAGCCCCCCTTTCTTAAACGTCAACAAAGGCTGCTGACCCCTGACAAGCAGTCCGGCCTGAGCCCCGAGTCCTGGCCTCAGACACACTTCGTGGAGGAGCCGGCTCATAGGCAGGTGTGCTTGGCAGCCAGGGGGCGGGTGGGCCCCGGGGCGGGTCGGCCCCCCCGTCACCGGGTGGGCCCCCCCGTCACCAGTGTGACACAAAGAACATGGATTCCATGTCACGAATTTCGCTTTGGAGGAAAAACCACTAAGGACAAGGACCTGCACTCGGGGGAGCAGGAGGCCTGGGCAACGGAGCAGTCCTGCTGGCCGCTCCTGGGCCATGCCTGGCTGGGCGGGGGCACATCCTTCGTAAACATCACGTCTGTCCCCGCTTTCTTCAAGTTGAGCCGCAGCCCACTCGCACCCATGCTGCTTTGAATCTCCATATGCTGAGAACCTAAATTTGAAGCCTTTTGGGGAAATTCTGGTtcctcttaaaaaagaaaagtctccTTTCTTAGTTTTTAAACAAACTACAAGACCCCCCACTTCAGGCTGCTCCCCTGGAGGAGGGCCCGGCACTGACAGCTCCGCAGACCGCAAAGGGGCACGCCCAGCACCGGGCTCAGACAGTTCCTACCCGGCACGACACGAAGGACAGTACAAAGTGCATCTCTCGTTCTGCGTCATTTATTTAAGTTAGTGTGTACACCACGTCCAGCCAGGACACAACGGGCATGCAGCTTGGCCTGTCGTTACAGCACGTTAAGAAAATAGCTTTTCATGTTGCATTTCAACCGCAGTAACACCGTTCTGGAAGGAAAGAGTCCCCTTGGGCAAAGCTGTCTATATATGAGAGGGATTGAGAGGCAGTTTCCCCAAaagattctgttcttttttaagcGACCCCTTGATGCAAGGAGCGTCTCCTAGCCCCGGGAAGAGAAGCGCAGCCAGAGGACGGGGACTCTTAACTCAGACTCCAGACAGACTGCTTGCCGTTTCATGTGACGCCAAACTGACCATCCCTTTGGACAACAAGTCCCAGCCACAGATGGCGCAGAGGGTCCCCCTGCACGGGGCAGAGGTGACACTTTAGTTCTGGTTTCGCTGCTCCTGCCCTGAGGTGGTCAGCACTAGCTGGACTCACCCCTCCGGGCCCACTCAGCTGCACGCATGGCACACATTTTAGGATGGTCCTGGCATCAGAGAAAGGAACAGTGACACGCTCGAATCCACGGGGATGTGAGGCGGTGGGAGAAGTGTGGTGACCATCTGGCTCCGCCCGCACGTCCTACGTCTCGTCGGAGGCTGGAGGACCGCGAGGGAGAGAGTGGAGCAGTGGGCAGCACGCTGTGCACGAGCCGGTACACGGGGTGGGTGGGACATGCAATCCACAAAGTCTTCCCGATACCTTCCCCCATAATAAAATACcttaataaaaacataatttaaaggaAGTGTCGAAAGCTGAGTGTAAAATCAAAGCTGTAAACTCCTGAAGTCCAAAGGCTCTCTTCAAGAATCatccctgtttaaaaaaattcgTAACAATTATATGATGTATGTTGAAGTGGAAAAGTTAGGCTGTACAGCCCATTGCTATGGTAAACTAGGCCTGGTTTTCATCGAGGACCCTAATATGAATAATGAGAAGCTAAATTTCTAATTCCTAAAGAATCCTACGTTTTcaagatcttttttatttttatattacttaattattttattttggcgggGATAGTACATTTTCAAGATTTTATATGGACTCTCTCTCTGCCCCAAAACAAGCATTTTTCCCCCATAGCCCCAGCCTCTTAACAAGGCCACTGACAGGGAATTCTCTACTGAGAGAGGCAGTTGGGAATTCCGTGTAAGTGACAAGATAGCTACCACTTTACTATTAAAAAGTCTTCTTTCTGTCTACAGCAGTTACTAAGACTACCAGAGAGCTACAGCAAACTACCTGGTGGAGATTAATGAGTCTATCTGTGCTAAATGCTTACCTGGCAGAGAAAGCCCCCAATGCCCTCATCCTGATTCGGACCTACTTCTCCTGCCCGCCCACCTAGCTAAGGTTACCACAGGCCAGGTGGCTAATCAACcagggtcgggggggggggggggggggggggagcacaGCCCTGAGCCCAGGAGACCAGACCTGCAAGCAATGAGGCCCCCTGGTGGTGGATGCGAGGCGTGCAGGATGCCAGGAGGCCGCCTGCTCGTGCCTCAAGGGCAGGTGCATGTCTTAACTAGCGGTgggaccccccccaccccgcactTCCCTGGTTCTTTCAGACCCCACATATTCCAGGCTGACACCCCTGGGCCCCTCCTACTTCTGCCATTTGTTCCATAATTGTTCCGATTTTAATGGATTTCCAGAGTAAGCAGCAATCAACATACAAGTGCTGTGTGCATTGGTTTTAAAGCACTTTCTGATGAAAGCTTGAGGGTCTGCAGAAATGACACCACACCATCacacctgtcacctcctccaagatCTCCAAGTTTATGGCTACATGAAATAACAAGGCTCTAAGAGTCTAGTTCCCCTGGACTTGGTCAGACTGGCACCTGAATGCAGCAATCAGTAAGGAGACAAGTGCCGAGTGCCTGGTGTCCCCCAGCTGGAGTCCCCAGAGCAGGGTGGGAAGGCACACTGTATCGGGGGGTGGGGGCGCAGTTCCTCACCCATTGGATGCCCACACTGACCTGATCACTTTCATTCTCTAGCAGACACAATTCTTCAACACTAAACTTTTACGGTATTCTTATAACTCTAATATTATCACcattcaaaataaaaccaaagcttAAAAACATCACTTACGTTACCATCAGTCATGATTTATTGATGGAAACTTCAGTTCAGTGATTTCAGAATCAGGGGAGCTGCTTCCGCTCCTGTCACTGTAGGTGTCCCTGCAGAATTCAGATGGTTTATTTGTCAGCTCTCACCAAACACTCGCTTTACTCCCCTGATTTTGTAGCCACCACTACCACAGGGATGTTTGCACACAACAGAAATCAGACCCTTTGCTATATTACAGAGTCAGCATAAAGCTACAGAGGGTCTTCCAGTTACAAAAGATACATGTTTGCTTTATACTTCACTCATGCTGTCCTAACCACCAAGCCAGGGTAACTGACTGCTTCCAGATAAAGGCAGCGGTGGGGCATGAAATCCACTGGGCTGTGGCTGACACCCGTGAAAAATCGCAGTTCCCCATGGACCACAATATGACCCTGGAGCCCAGATGCTACAGAGAGGGGACCTGGCCACCAAGCTGGGGGGAAGGCCAGGAGTGGCAC carries:
- the SLFNL1 gene encoding schlafen-like protein 1 produces the protein MEPPGRQPLQELSMKQAPPEDSSIQVAPGRHVLYVGHLNPQFSVPVLTCLLRDTLERLELPVEREHIEVVRRPRKAYALVQVATHKDILASLPWRLHTALEEHQIIKELVARGKELVLGEGRDHSTCREEEDSGPSPGPSPGPIPGSSLPPTMLAHPPTWALAPWQRSPQGWPSGTRSDSAIVHQEILGQERLFQGAFLGSETRNVEFKRGGGEYLNQAFKHHLRRYVCAFLNSEGGSLLVGVEDSGLVQGIRCSHRDEDRVRLLVDSILQGFKPQVFPEAYRLTFIPVVSTSATSTPLKVIRLSVHAPKAQAEPQLYETDQGEVFLRRDGSIQGPLSVGTIQEWCRQKWMAELSKLEERLKVLTAEKEQLQQQLQQRRPISCTCCVL